The following are encoded in a window of Chionomys nivalis chromosome X, mChiNiv1.1, whole genome shotgun sequence genomic DNA:
- the LOC130868334 gene encoding terminal nucleotidyltransferase 5B-like has translation MAGMRRSNGMGKRVIREILYTLQVPETEDTKNTKQGCGGSPVRHQFEFSIDSFQIILDSLLLFGQCSSTPMSEDFHPTVTGKSLYGDFAEALEHLQHRVIATRSPEEIRGGGLLKYCHLLVRGFQPRPSTDVHALQRYMCSLFFIDFPDPVEQRRILERYLEAHFGGADAARRYACLVTLHQVVNESTVCLMSHERYQTLDFITMLALQALAEQGPTAAAALAWRRPGSDGVVPATVNYYVTPMQPLLPQAHSYPTWLPCN, from the exons ATGGCTGGAATGAGAAGATCAAATGGTATGGGGAAGAGAGTAATTAGAGAAATACTGTATACAC TTCAGGTGCCAGAGACTGAAgacacaaaaaacacaaaacaagggtGTGGTGGTTCCCCCGTGAGGCACCAGTTCGAATTCAGCATCGACTCCTTCCAGATCATCCTGGACTCGCTGCTGCTCTTTGGCCAGTGCTCATCCACACCAATGTCGGAGGACTTCCACCCGACTGTGACAGGCAAGAGCCTATATGGGGACTTTGCTGAGGCCTTGGAGCATCTGCAGCACCGCGTCATTGCCACCCGCAGCCCTGAGGAGATCCGCGGCGGTGGCCTCCTCAAGTACTGTCACCTCCTGGTGCGAGGCTTCCAACCAAGGCCCAGCACTGACGTTCATGCCCTACAGCGTTACATGTGTTCCCTTTTCTTCATCGACTTTCCGGACCCAGTGGAGCAGAGGCGCATTCTGGAGCGCTACCTGGAGGCCCACTTTGGCGGAGCAGATGCAGCCCGCCGGTATGCTTGCCTTGTGACACTGCACCAGGTGGTCAACGAGAGCACAGTGTGCCTCATGAGCCACGAGCGCTACCAGACCCTGGACTTTATCACCATGCTAGCCCTCCAGGCGCTAGCTGAGCAGGGCCCTACTGCCGCTGCTGCCCTGGCCTGGAGACGTCCGGGCTCTGATGGAGTCGTGCCAGCCACAGTTAATTACTATGTGACCCCCATGCAGCCCCTGCTGCCCCAGGCTCACTCCTATCCCACCTGGCTGCCTTGCAACTGA